Proteins encoded within one genomic window of Oncorhynchus keta strain PuntledgeMale-10-30-2019 chromosome 12, Oket_V2, whole genome shotgun sequence:
- the znhit1 gene encoding zinc finger HIT domain-containing protein 1, whose amino-acid sequence MVEKKIAVRSQDPGQRRVLDCATRQRRLTRQLEALEKDNFQDDPHASLPQLAKRLPQFDDSNESGKKRKKTRGDHFKLRFRKNFQALLEEEELSGNEGPNYLTACAEPSKLPQRHFCAVCGFPSPYTCISCGARYCCVRCLGTHHETRCLKWTV is encoded by the exons ATGGTGGAGAAGAAAATAGCAG tgcgATCCCAGGACCCAGGCCAGCGGCGCGTTTTGGACTGCGCTACGCGCCAGCGACGCTTAACCAGACAGCTAGAGGCACTTGAAAAGGACAATTTCCAGGATGATCCTCATGCCAGCCTACCCCAGCTGGCCAAGAGGCTCCCTCAGTTTGATGACAGCAATGAGTCTG GcaagaagaggaagaagacaaGAGGAGATCATTTCAAATTGAGATTTCGGAAGAACTTCCAGGCTCTACTGGAGGAAGAG GAACTAAGTGGGAATGAGGGACCTAACTACCTGACTGCTTGTGCCGAGCCCTCCAAACTGCCGCAGCGCCACTTCTGTGCCGTGTGTGGCTTCCCGTCTCCCTACACCTGCATTTCCTGTGGGGCACGCTACTGCTGTGTCCGCTGCCTGGGCACACATCATGAAACCAG GTGTCTGAAGTGGACTGTGTGA